TTAATATTGTGAGACTATAACGTGTTTTACCCATATTTCAGTAATTTGtatgatttgtttttgtgaCGATTATAGCAATTTACTCTTGCTcttgcaattttttgtttgtattttgttttttgttcagatatatatatatatagaaatataaatttgataTGGGCTAGCGttttaacatattttttgtcCAATGCCACAATCCCCAATTCGAGTATACTCACATCTCTCTTAACCAGTTTATCTAAAAAAGTGAATTTGCTTTGTGGCTACTTCTATTTCTTCTGTAAGTCTTTAAAACCCTCAAGTTATTATATAGAAAAATACATGAGATGAgaattgaaataaattggGCATAAAGATACATTTCCTGTTAGACGCAtcgtttcttctttaaataaatttgccTTTCGATATATGCAAATGCATCAATGGAGTGCTCAATTTCTGGTCGGATAATAAACCGAGCTTCCTATCGAATGGTGTCGATATAGGAATATTAACATTGTGATGGAGTTGAACTGTAAGGTGCGCCATAATTTACGCtgcaatttctttttttcttaaagaacttgtattatttatctaaaatttataatttaagtTTGAAACATCTTCTAATCAGACACACATTAATCGTTTTGGTCTTGATTTGCTATGTTGAGGCAATGGCGTTAAACCGCAAATCCGTGTTCTCAACTATTTCTAGAATTCTCATTTCaagaatttgttttaatcaATAAGTGAAAGTTATATTAATAATCAATTTTAGGGTGTTTAGATGTCGACTAAAGTTAAGCagaagcaaaaacaaaaacatcGGCCAAAGCCTAGTTTGGATCGCTCTGATTCAACTAAACGTGCAGCTCGAGCTGCTCGATTTTCTACGACCTTAGatgcaaattttcaagccttaaaaaagaaaaggaaggaTGAGCAAGAGTCTTTTCAGGCAAAGCAATCTACCAATTGGGAAAAAAGTTCTGTTCTTGTTGGCACTTGTAGGCAAATGTGCCCTGAGTTTGAATTAGAGGAACGTAAATTACAGCATGCTATTCACCCATACGAGCTGGATCCTGTGTCAAAACAAGCTCACCCAAGTTTAGCCGTAAAGGCATACCATCGCCCAGCTGCTGGTAAAGGCCCTATATTACCATCGGATGTGCGTCCTCCTTCAATCCTTAAAAACACCATAgactatttatttaaggTGATTTTAGACAGATATTCGTTGCGAGAAGCACATGCCTTTGTAAGGGATAGGACACGCGCAGTACGCCAAGACTTTTCTGTTCAATCATCGTTTTCTCAGGATTCTGTTTATTGTCATGAGTTAATAGCTAGATTTCATATCATATCCTTACATGAGCTTGCTCACACTCCCAACTTCAGCCGTCAACAAGAAATTGAACAGCTTTCCAAAAGTATGGAGAGTAATTATAGTAGTTTAACTATTTGCTAACCATTAGTTTTGTATACTCTTGGGCAACTATATGATTATATGCATCTTCGAAAAGAGCATTGCACCCATGAAGCAGAATTTCGCGCGTACATGGTATTATTAAGTCTTGGAGATCCATCCGTTGGACTCGACACCTTATCTTGGCCCGATTTTGTCTTTAAAAAACCTATTGTTAAAACATCTCTCAAATTGTATTCATTGGCTCAAAGAAACAATCATACAATAACTACCTCAAATTCTATAAGCTTATCATTGGTGTCTTCATTTAATACGGAAGCTACATCAAATTTATATACccgtttttttaaaattgcaTCGAGCTTTCGAGTTTCTTATTTAATGGGATGCCTGTTGGATTTATTTGTACCCTCCATTCGAACTGGCGCTTTAAAAGcaatgaaaaaatgttaTCTTTCAGCCCATTCAAACATTCCCTTTAAAGATTTGATGAAGATACTAGCTGCCACTTCAGAAGATGAGCTTGTGCAATGTTGTAAGATGCACGgattaaaaattgaatatattGGAGAGCAGCCCTCCGCAGTGGTTTTGAACAGGAAAACTGTAATTACAGGTATGATTGTAGTTAGTTGATTTAtaactaattttttaaacagaGCCTTTATTATCTAGTGAAATCTCTTGCAGATTTGCTGATGAGAAGAAACCCGGTACAAACGTATCAGATTTAATTTGTCTAGATACGGACGGTTCAAGCTTGCACAGAAAAAAACcgaaattgtttaaaaaaagaagcattgTGCGCCAAAGGTAGCAATGTCGCGTATgcattttctaataataTTTGGGTTACAATAAATGATACATGTTAGCTTTTGTTACCCTTTTGACAATTTTAACTGAAGGACAATTGTTTTGATGGGAGATAAAGTCagctttcaaattttattgcGTTGAGTGGTAGTAATGCTTTCATGGAATGTAGATAACGGGCAGAAGCAATGTAGagtgaaaattaaaaactattatAATACGTCTAGGGTTTCGTGAATGTTAACGTTACTAACTAAATCCACAATCTGCGAATGCACATCCTCTAACGAGGAAGAGGCATCAAGTGTTATAAATTCGAGTCCCTCTTCCCTAAACTCTTTTTGTAatctttggaaattttttagaactTTCTCCTGCATCTCTATCTTCTCATATCGTTCTTCTCCATATTGTCCTCGAGTTGCGGCAATACGCGGATCAacatttagaaaaattactaAATCGGGGCGAGGAAGACCACGATCAGGGCTTTTGCACCATTCCCAATCGAGTCCCTACTTAATGTTAGTAACTTCATATATCGTCTATAGAGTCTATATCCTCAGTCTTCTGTAATTCACGAATTATCCAAGAGGAGATAATATACCTTAGCCGCAGAGAATGCAATACCAGAGAATGCGTATCTATCTAGTATGCAGGTTACACCTTTGTTGATTTGCtcataaatatattgaaTGGTTTCCCATCTATTGGCAGAAAAAAGCAGATGTATTACTTGGTCATTCAGCTGGACCGATTCCTTTAGATAgtcatcaattttttttccaattgcTGTAGTTCTGTCTATCGAGTAAACGTAACAAGTTAGTCGGCCAAGAAACAGAAATAACTCTTACCaggaaatttgaaaagttcaGCCTTTTCATGTTGAGAAATTAACTTATCAACCAAAAGCTGACATTGGGTAGACTTTCCTGAGCGGTCTAACCCTTCGATAACAATCAAACGTCCACGATTCTGTTTAGACATCAATATTAGGAGTTCTTGGCAGATTACTAtagatatttattttttagtttctCTAATCATTTCAATCTTCAGAATTATCGAATACCTTTTGACTACAAAAAGAACGACTTGCTAATGTGATAAAAGCTGGTAGATCCAGCTTACGTAGCTAAGAGTACATATAACTCGCGAAAAATGGGTAAATGATATGAGAACAAAAACGATACATTAAACTGgcttcattaaatttataaaacgAAAGTTAACTCCCACTATGTTACCACGTAAATGGAGAGCACTTATAAATGATGTTTTTCTCTAATGGGATTTTCATATGttaaatcaaaaagacATAATTCATTGTGGTATAACTAGAGATGAAGAATGAATTACTGTAAGATATTTGTGAAGTGAGAATACGCAAAAGTCTAATAACAAAATGCTTTACTTATGTTAACTTGGGAATTATAGAGGAATAACCTTTTACTCCTTGTGGGCAACAAATCTCAAACGACGATATTGTAGGAACCATTTACCATCGCTCCTACAGTCAGTCACCAACAAGGCATTATAAACTGTTTCACGAATGATGTCCTTCCATTGTGGAAAGGCGTGATAGAAATGCTGTGCAAAGGTATCTAGCCATTCACGGACGTCTTTGTTAAGAAGTGTTGGTCGAGAAATGTTCTCAACGTATTCAACATGGAATCCGGCCTCTTCCAACATTCGGGTATAATCATCCTCAGAGCCAAAAAACCAAGGATTTGCTTGGTCAATCTGCTCCTTTGTAGCTCCAAGAGCAAGTAGAATAGAATAAATGCTACCAACAACCTCTGAAACGTTGCCAAAAGCACCACATTCTGCGACGAAACGGCCTTTGGTGCGCAGAACCCGAGAAACGCCTTTCATTACGATAGGACGATTTTTTGGTTGTCGCATAATCCAGTGCAAAGCAGCATTGCTGAAGACAACGTCAAAGGATTCGGATGGGATCTCAGATGCATCAAGCAATTTTTCGCCTGGAATGACATACGCATTCAAACCAAGTTCACGAGCAGCCTTAATCATGTCCGGACTCGCGTCAATACCTACCACCCGCCTGCACTGCGAAACTAATTCGTTGGTGAGAACACCATCGCCGCAACCCAAATCAAGAAGTTCATCAGACGATGACAAGTTTATTCTCTTAACAATGTCTTTCGTCAGTTTTGGAACGAAAGATGCATTTCGCTGATAGTCCTTTGCTGACCTAATTCAATTCTGGCGTTAATATTTAACACATTACGAATGCATGCTTACCAGTAATCCTCAGGCATTATGATGattgaaatttataaaaaattcacgAACTagtaacaaaaaaatatcttctatatataataataattgttGTCCTTATATTGAAGATGAATCTTAGATACGGTGTTAACGTGGTTCTAGTATTATCATGTTATCAATATCATCGGCTCTCAAATGTAGTTCAAATAACTAGAAACAGCATGAAACAATAAAGGTTAGGGGTTccaaatttcttttgaacAGGAAGAGGTGACTTTTTAAGAATAAAATCCGAGAAAGAAGTTGAAATAGATGTAGtttaaaatgatttttttcgcTAAGACagtttaaagaaataaataaatagatatCGTTTCACAAGGTCATAAAACAAGAAGCAGTACATTAAATTTGGTTTCATAAAAGTTAAGAAATCATTataagattttaaaaaagtttgtgTTTCTATAGTGTCTTCATATAGGCACTGTTTGAATACAAGCATTAATTTAAGTCAAAACATGATGAACCAGATGTTTGAACTTTTGTTTAAGttcattctttttggaATCAGGTTGGGTAATGGGGACTAATGTTTGAGCACGCATGGCTGCAGGTCTGCGAAAATAACCATTACTGGCAGCCGCACATAgcaaatttgaagaaatgtCTTTCTTTAAGCTCACTGAGGGTTTCAAGGAGCTTGAAGGAGCCAACAGAGTTGATTCAGTAAGTTTCAATTGTTTAACAGAAGGCGATTGAGATTTCGATATTACAGTTGATTCTATCACCTCTTGCTGTTTCACTGGCGGTTTCGAATTTGCATTAACTTCCTTGTTTTCACGTTTCAAGGATGGCAcagttttcaaatttgaGACTCGAGCAGCTTTCTCATTACTGGCAGGAACTTTTCCCTCTGCGACGTCTTGCCAAGCGCGTATGGTTTCTAAGGGTCGTTCATACTTCCACCGGGTGGGATTATTCGTATCCGGCTCTGGAAAGGATGTTAGTGAGAACATGGAAGTAAGATTATAAAATGTGACAACTTACGACAAATACTTCTTCCCGAATAATCACGACGGACATGCGCTTTGTTTAGTTTAGTGGTTTCCCGATTTACCCGTGCATACGGTTCCAATTCCACCAAAGGAAAGTTTAGTTTCTCACAAGGACCACCTGCTTGCTTTCTCATTGCGTTTGACTTTAAAATTCAATCAATTCCTggataaataaaactttagAAACTGTGTGGTTGAAGGCAGGTTGAAACCGCGTCGCGCGTTTTAATTATACTCAGAGCGGGTGCTAGCACGAATCCTctaaaaatcaatgaaGCCCAACTTACGAACAACCAACATTCAGGTTTTTAAGATGTTATAAAAACGATGAATTGTTATGACCtcaaattgtttgttttgaattttaCTTGTTGGCAATGATCCGAGTATTCTAAAAGGAAAGAATTGAACTCTTAAtgttgtaaaaataaaaattcattaagtTTGAAcgaataaatttttacaatataTCAGAACGAATGTTTCTTGAACAGTTTGAAATGTTGTACTTGTATACCGTGGATAAAACGAGTAATTTTCAGCCGAACGATTGCAGTTTTCAGTTTGTTCCTTAATTGCAAATAAATACTATCACatgtttctttaaatcATATTTAGATACTCCTGTTCAATGTTGAAGCACCTAGAAGCTTCcatctttttcaatactCATTGCTTGAGCGGTCACCCTTGACTATTTTCGAAATCAAATAAGTTGCCAATATGTATTCTTTGAtattctatttatttagaGTTTCTAATTCTGTTGGTTCCTGTTTGTTTAATAGTATTGTTCTCTACGATATCGCTCATCGATTAGCAATTAATTAGGCTCCGTTTTAGAAACTTCTTGTCGATTCTAACAGAAGGTTAAAGaactaaattttgaatggcTCAATTCACGATACGGTCATAACAACGCTATTTCGtcaacaaaatttcaacGGTCAGTTCAATGATTTCATTATCCTTCAACAATTCATAGAAAGCGATGAATTCTTTGCGCGGTAGCATATAAGCTTCAGTATTATCaatttattctttctttaaagaaaataggtaatttttatttaaaacagCGATAAATTGATAAGTTTCTTGATATGGTGAATAAGCCTCGCTACAACACCACAGTATCTATCCTTTCCACATCACAACCCTAATTacaaattttcattatttacGGGATTTAGGTTGATTTTCggtttacattttttcttttgcattAAATAGAATATGTTTTTCATTGTCGCTGCAGGTTTTGTCATCGCAGCTTTAATTGCGGCTATTGGAATGGCGATCaatagattttttgttCGCCGTCGACAGGCAAGGGCTGGACAGACCAAACCAGCAACTACACGCCCCATGGCAGAAGCTCGCGCTAGGCCTGGCGCAACAGCAGTTCCTCGCCGTTCACCTACATCTCCCCAGTCTGCATACGTTCCTGCAACTGTATATACATCTCCAATTGGCTCACCTCGTCGTGGCTCTGTTCGGTATACACATGTAATGGCACACCCGAATACAACTACTACCGTTTCTGAAAATTTGCCTGAAGAAGTCCCACCTCCATATAGTCCAGCTGCTACTGCAAGCAATACACCCCAAAATGAAGCAAGCCCTGCAGCAACCGAAGCTGTAAATCACGAACGACCAGCTTCACCACCACCAGTTTACAGACCTCCAGAGGAAATGGTTTAGCTTTGAATAGAAATGAGCGATTTTCTACAGTTTCGTTAAtcctttctctttttctctttacGAAACTAAtttactttaattttattatccAAAATAAATCCGTTTGTTAACTTTAAAACGGAATCTTCATGTTGAATTATTGCTCTCCGATATTTCTCCatgttttacttttgtCATTCAATGCTTCGATATGGCGATTTTTTATGTTGCCtttagtttatttatttgtgGTAAAAAAGCAGGGATTTTTTACGAACATGATTACGAAT
Above is a genomic segment from Schizosaccharomyces pombe strain 972h- genome assembly, chromosome: III containing:
- the tmp1 gene encoding thymidylate kinase Tmp1; the protein is MSKQNRGRLIVIEGLDRSGKSTQCQLLVDKLISQHEKAELFKFPDRTTAIGKKIDDYLKESVQLNDQVIHLLFSANRWETIQYIYEQINKGVTCILDRYAFSGIAFSAAKGLDWEWCKSPDRGLPRPDLVIFLNVDPRIAATRGQYGEERYEKIEMQEKVLKNFQRLQKEFREEGLEFITLDASSSLEDVHSQIVDLVSNVNIHETLDVL
- the mug9 gene encoding protein mug9; its protein translation is MRKQAGGPCEKLNFPLVELEPYARVNRETTKLNKAHVRRDYSGRSICQPDTNNPTRWKYERPLETIRAWQDVAEGKVPASNEKAARVSNLKTVPSLKRENKEVNANSKPPVKQQEVIESTVISKSQSPSVKQLKLTESTLLAPSSSLKPSVSLKKDISSNLLCAAASNGYFRRPAAMRAQTLVPITQPDSKKNELKQKFKHLVHHVLT
- a CDS encoding methyltransferase produces the protein MPEDYWSAKDYQRNASFVPKLTKDIVKRINLSSSDELLDLGCGDGVLTNELVSQCRRVVGIDASPDMIKAARELGLNAYVIPGEKLLDASEIPSESFDVVFSNAALHWIMRQPKNRPIVMKGVSRVLRTKGRFVAECGAFGNVSEVVGSIYSILLALGATKEQIDQANPWFFGSEDDYTRMLEEAGFHVEYVENISRPTLLNKDVREWLDTFAQHFYHAFPQWKDIIRETVYNALLVTDCRSDGKWFLQYRRLRFVAHKE
- the sac32 gene encoding nuclear export factor: MSTKVKQKQKQKHRPKPSLDRSDSTKRAARAARFSTTLDANFQALKKKRKDEQESFQAKQSTNWEKSSVLVGTCRQMCPEFELEERKLQHAIHPYELDPVSKQAHPSLAVKAYHRPAAGKGPILPSDVRPPSILKNTIDYLFKVILDRYSLREAHAFVRDRTRAVRQDFSVQSSFSQDSVYCHELIARFHIISLHELAHTPNFSRQQEIEQLSKSMEILYTLGQLYDYMHLRKEHCTHEAEFRAYMVLLSLGDPSVGLDTLSWPDFVFKKPIVKTSLKLYSLAQRNNHTITTSNSISLSLVSSFNTEATSNLYTRFFKIASSFRVSYLMGCLLDLFVPSIRTGALKAMKKCYLSAHSNIPFKDLMKILAATSEDELVQCCKMHGLKIEYIGEQPSAVVLNRKTVITEPLLSSEISCRFADEKKPGTNVSDLICLDTDGSSLHRKKPKLFKKRSIVRQR